The Proteiniphilum propionicum genome contains the following window.
ATGTTCGTAGTCGAAACGGATGCCGGCCGTACCGGACAAACCCGTCACTCCAAAAAGATCGTTCACCGTAGATTGATGAAAGAATGCAGCCCCTCTTGAGGGTTTGGTATACACACCCGGCAAATCGATCTGGTCATTGGCATAGGATATTGTTAAAGGTGCTTTGGCTGTAAAAGCATCGAGATGTGCCTGCATGGCTGCAATTCCCTCCTTTTTGATGGCTACCGGTGTGTCGATCACCCGGTGATCATAGAAACCAAAGGCTCCCAGCACCCAGCGATATTTCCGCTGTGAGTCCGACTTCACCGTGATCTCCTGGCTCAGCGAGTGTTGCTTCTGCATCTGACGAATGGAAAATACCGATTTGGGGGAGTAATCCTGATCCATCTTCATATCGTCTTTCAGATACTGATAACCTGTGGTAGAGTGAATACTATAGCCCTTCCCGGAATAATCCAGCGACAGACCGTTTGTAAAAAGGTGCCGGTCGTACGACGAGGGTTCGTTAAAATTGGATGCGGTGGAATCCTTATGCATATAGGGGAAGGCGCCTCCAGACACATAGTCGTAGTTTCCAAAAAGCAACGCCTTGAACGAGGGAGTCAGCTCCCACTCAAACTTAACCCTGCCGCCGGCATTTTCAGAGGCATCCACTTTCTTTCCGGTATAGCTGTTCGTAAAATATCCATCGTCACGCTTGTAATAGCCACCCACAGAGATCCCGAAATTATCCGCAAGCTTGCTATAGTTCGAGACTTTTGCCGAGAACTGGCCGTAGTTGCCACCACCCACCATCAGGTTGGTACCCTGAAAGGTGAGAGGCGAGAAGGTGTAAAGATTCACAATTCCTCCAATGGCATTCCTGCCGTAGAGTGTTCCCTGGGCACCGCGAAGCACCTCCACACGCTGTATATCCTGAAATTCAAAATCGAAAGCCGAAGGATTAAAGCTGGGGACATTATCCACGTACATGCTCACCGTCTGCGCTCCCAACCTTGCGCCGATACCCCGGATATAGATTGGAGTGGAGACTTTTGAGCCATATACCGGAATAAAAAAGTTGGGTATATAGGCGCTTAAGCCAGGTAATGATTCAATCTGTGTATCCCGCAGTTGTTTTGGAGAGACCACGGATACTGCGGTAGGCATATTTTTCAGCTCGTTGGTTTCTTTCACCGATGAGGTCACCACCACTTCATCAAGATAATAAACCTTGACGGTATCTTTTGGATTGGCCTCTTTTCCCGGCATGTTTTCCCGCGAGAAAGAGATAAATATGTTACAAAACAGGGCAATACATACTATCAGCAATTGTTTCATCGTATACATTTTATTGGATTCTTAACTGCATGCAAAGAAAATCGATTTAATGTTACGAGTCAATCACTACATTTAGTGATATTTTATGCTACTGCTTAAAAATGAAATAGACAGCCAGCACCAGAAACAGAAACCCAATCAGGTGATTCATCCTGATCTGGGTCTGAAATGCAAGGGAAGAGAAGATCACAAACACCAGAAGCGTGATCACCTCCTGAATGACTTTCAGCTGCAACAGCGAAAAGCTGCCTCCGTTACCTTCGAATCCGAGACGGTTGGCGGGCACCTGGAAACAGTATTCAAAAAAGGCGATAAGCCAGCTGATTACGATGACGCCGATGAGCGGCAATTTGCCAAACCAGCTATTTTCAGCCAGCTTCAGATGACCATACCATGCCAGTGTCATAAAAACATTGGAAACAACCAAAAGTCCGATAGTAAGCAAATAATTCATAGATATCCGTAAAAAATTGTGCAAAAGTACAACATTTCCGCAAACAAAGCCCTTCGGAGTCTGCAGGTTTCTCACCTATACATTGCGAACATACTTACACTGGGATCATGCACAACATC
Protein-coding sequences here:
- a CDS encoding TonB-dependent receptor yields the protein MKQLLIVCIALFCNIFISFSRENMPGKEANPKDTVKVYYLDEVVVTSSVKETNELKNMPTAVSVVSPKQLRDTQIESLPGLSAYIPNFFIPVYGSKVSTPIYIRGIGARLGAQTVSMYVDNVPSFNPSAFDFEFQDIQRVEVLRGAQGTLYGRNAIGGIVNLYTFSPLTFQGTNLMVGGGNYGQFSAKVSNYSKLADNFGISVGGYYKRDDGYFTNSYTGKKVDASENAGGRVKFEWELTPSFKALLFGNYDYVSGGAFPYMHKDSTASNFNEPSSYDRHLFTNGLSLDYSGKGYSIHSTTGYQYLKDDMKMDQDYSPKSVFSIRQMQKQHSLSQEITVKSDSQRKYRWVLGAFGFYDHRVIDTPVAIKKEGIAAMQAHLDAFTAKAPLTISYANDQIDLPGVYTKPSRGAAFFHQSTVNDLFGVTGLSGTAGIRFDYEHTGLDFFTESEGGDVNLQFNIPNRPMPSMFIEGDTLLTGSYSKDFWKILPKFALQYQFTPTAHIYLSASKGYKTGGYNEQVFSKILQGALAASIMEGIAAKMPPNMPMPGGAPNGDGTKPTLEEQLSYDPETSWTYELGGRYEMFENSLSLNYALFYSRVNNIQIIKLEDQGTSGRTVKNAGKSESKGFELSLKYVPLQNLSLYADYGFADARFVDYEAAEDVDYSGNHIPFAPRHTVSLGTSYVHNFANGSLIDRLSGNIQYAGVGKIYWTESNKTTPQDGGEGVELYQPFYGLVNGSISAERGAFSLELWAKNLFNTDYHSFLFEASDMTTGKVNQFVQRGYPTRFGATLRYTIGR
- a CDS encoding DMT family protein; the protein is MNYLLTIGLLVVSNVFMTLAWYGHLKLAENSWFGKLPLIGVIVISWLIAFFEYCFQVPANRLGFEGNGGSFSLLQLKVIQEVITLLVFVIFSSLAFQTQIRMNHLIGFLFLVLAVYFIFKQ